The Triticum aestivum cultivar Chinese Spring chromosome 3A, IWGSC CS RefSeq v2.1, whole genome shotgun sequence genome includes a region encoding these proteins:
- the LOC123062177 gene encoding uncharacterized protein isoform X1 has product MAAETAENDSSQETPPLAATAGAAGGPNPCCAKLWKKYQQIEKGRAVLREAVKLLNSEIDKVRNEKSALAEVCKEERLRADSAEAARETESDARDILEKEVIELKAENSALHQKQNFSKNSDELLRISELEEENRRLKQVLGEEKLKRDSEKKKVEEAKSKALEAQKLLKSETHKSEEYKRLADTERKIASDLKASCEKLRTEVNETRAQLSAQIQKTGEAHKKAEAEKQKAAREKKCADSEKMLAEKNKKLIEVERKKAMEEKSHSNHLFAQLEEQKKLNESLQVSIEAQRKNAMSEKNRADHLLQKVEQERKRSECLQKKSDDLSATRDMVSLGKHGIQHIDVATESANIKLLKEKLKRKKDQLKHVKRESKLEKSLIRKEIELLKQDWMKPLNRFNMLDDYLASGVEGIHAMKKLKRQPEVHDLERALRPHNPVAAPYFGLQSGIIPFTSAPREYTSYQLPRESCTRPISGTSSELEPPIGCALRTESKNHQRSSRPTSISDKKFMGSQGKESLFVSSTGTRKNQNPTGSELPPKDGSTRKQDRALLEISGHSSRRKALKSSLPSGTEVANQMPNGGRKRKRTKKSVESLSHKAVTNDYLAVSDVRSCPQQQNIIIPCITKEGSQNDSRKCHVAVDKSLSGCAKVLSPGAANACTGSKFASLLSFEKLVEGDCLKLLNLDNDADEEKYRKAMERPLSPDVPIILPTIAGRPMSPHLVDGDDIEYDRDCSAPRSDGSLSEVQELSQNAKFQSSYNRTEHGGSVKELCANNKSNTADNDPYNTKSVDASVTAKSVNVSCGNVASNSLVSVAVDSENTMGPQFLESSCRGHANASLHLAPNKSRLNQMFDTSSDPELKSNVGTSKAQVAGPVSLTSNSVIGRCHEAGNNTIDFVGVSSLKRSSLIKILRYWHALTSEASKLSEDIYVDGPLLERVSTEPLLLPEERVPLIFSLLLWDVRKLTAEPVDQYVALSAFSMTGMMAVKPYMETRLGFLKSNHLDVLVSLIEDFLVSKEVMVCDKMGVKNSDAIKHCHLDDETGIQVSTKPATVNQFISACILLASICVKVERLDVALEVSYRVLQMGKLNLSWTMLALHVFGSVCGDKLRFLKSCNLLMTTIRLVVLLLESTDTSSCLVSSYIQSNRPTAFPSCTHCVFDVDTVSIDVFISSLLDELDLCVLSWSNHANSNEAITRHSSHSGSNGLEISCGESCNISKQAKLTEDTNYPAGRDLCYFAEIISLLELFGNYMSCEWTYKNVVVRLLKILETCTCEEYSAALLVLVSQLGRFFIDDVGYETESVVELRNKLAVLIGTSFTRSSSILVQFSAIGALLSLFPLTFDKIVSTQTGPLSGPCVLQARQISEWFGQLSKENQSFACSFFS; this is encoded by the exons AtggcggcggagacggcggagaACGACTCATCGCAGGAAACCCCGCCCCTCGCTGCCACCGCCGGTGCCGCCGGCGGCCCCAATCCCTGCTGCGCCAAG CTATGGAAGAAGTACCAGCAAATTGAGAAGGGCCGGGCggttctgcgggaggcggtgaagCTCCTGAACAGCGAGATTGACAAGGTGCGGAATGAGAAATCAGCTCTGGCCGAAG TGTGCAAGGAGGAGCGTCTCCGAGCTGATTCAGCAGAAGCAGCTAGGGAAACCGAATCTGATGCCAGAGATATATTAGAGAAAGAGGTAATTGAACTGAAGGCAGAGAACTCAGCCCTGCATCAAAAACAAAATTTCAGCAAAAACAGTGACGAGCTCTTACGCATCTCTGAGTTGGAGGAAGAAAATAGAAGGCTCAAACAGGTTTTAGGAGAAGAAAAACTGAAAAGGGATTCTGAGAAGAAAAAGGTCGAAGAAGCAAAGAGCAAGGCTTTAGAAGCGCAAAAATTATTGAAGTCTGAAACACATAAGTCTGAAGAGTACAAAAGGCTTGCTGACACAGAAAGAAAAATAGCCAGTGATTTGAAGGCATCATGTGAAAAATTGAGGACTGAAGTAAATGAAACCAGGGCGCAGTTGTCTGCTCAGATTCAGAAAACAGGGGAGGCACATAAAAAGGCCGAAGCAGAGAAGCAGAAGGCTGCTAGAGAAAAGAAATGTGCTGATTCTGAAAAAATGTTAGCAGAGAAGAACAAAAAACTAATTGAAGTTGAGAGGAAAAAGGCAATGGAAGAGAAGAGCCATTCTAACCATTTGTTTGCACAGTTAGAGGAACAGAAGAAGCTGAATGAAAGCTTACAAGTTAGCATTGAGGCTCAAAGAAAGAATGCTATGTCTGAGAAAAACCGTGCAGACCACTTGTTACAGAAGGTGGAACAGGAGAGAAAACGTAGTGAATGTTTACAGAAGAAGTCTGATGATTTGAGTGCCACTAGGGATATGGTTTCTCTTGGCAAACATGGAATACAACATATTGATGTAGCTACTGAAAGTGCTAACATAAAACTTCTCAAAGAGAAGCTGAAGCGAAAGAAAGATCAACTAAAGCATGTGAAAAGGGAATCAAAGTTGGAGAAATCATTGATAAGAAAAGAAATTGAGCTCCTAAAACAGGACTGGATGAAGCCGCTGAATCGGTTTAACATGCTTGATGACTATCTTGCTAGTGGTGTTGAAGGTATTCATGCAATGAAAAAG CTGAAGCGTCAACCGGAGGTACATGACCTGGAACGTGCTCTTCGTCCTCATAATCCAGTTGCTGCCCCATATTTCGGGTTACAATCTGGGATTATTCCTTTTACTTCTGCCCCAAGAGAATACACTTCATATCAGTTGCCTAGAGAAAGCTGCACAAGACCAATCTCAGGTACTAGTTCTGAATTGGAGCCTCCCATTGGTTGTGCTCTCAGAACTGAGTCCAAAAATCACCAAAGATCATCACGTCCCACATCCATATCTGATAAAAAGTTCATGGGCTCCCAGGGTAAGGAAAGCCTATTTGTCTCATCAACAGGTACCAGAAAGAACCAGAACCCAACAGGTTCAGAGTTACCCCCTAAAGACGGCAGTACAAGGAAACAAGATAGAGCGCTGCTGGAGATTTCTGGTCATTCATCTCGACGGAAGGCATTGAAGTCATCACTGCCTAGTGGTACAGAAGTTGCAAATCAAATGCCTAATGGTGGTAGGAAGAGAAAAAGGACAAAAAAATCTGTAGAATCACTTTCCCATAAGGCCGTTACAAATGATTATTTGGCAGTCAGTGATGTTCGTTCATGTCCGCAGCAACAAAATATCATCATCCCATGTATAACCAAAGAGGGCTCGCAAAATGATAGCAGGAAATGTCATGTGGCCGTTGATAAATCCTTGAGTGGCTGTGCTAAAGTATTGTCTCCTGGAGCAGCAAATGCTTGCACAGGCAGCAAATTTGCTTCATTGCTCTCTTTTGAGAAATTGGTTGAAGGGGACTGCTTGAAGTTGCTCAATTTAGACAATGATGCTGACGAGGAGAAATACAGAAAGGCAATGGAGAGACCTCTTTCACCAGATGTGCCCATTATTCTACCCACTATAGCTGGAAGGCCTATGTCTCCGCATTTGGTTGATGGCGATGATATTGAATATGATAGAGATTGTTCTGCACCAAGGTCTGATGGCAGTTTGTCGGAagttcaggaattatctcagaatGCTAAGTTTCAATCATCCTATAATAGAACTGAACATGGTGGCAGTGTTAAGGAGCTGTGTGCAAACAATAAATCTAATACAGCAGATAATGATCCTTACAACACCAAATCCGTTGATGCGTCAGTTACAGCTAAATCGGTCAATGTTTCATGTGGGAACGTGGCCTCAAATTCGTTGGTTTCCGTTGCTGTGGATTCGGAAAATACCATGGGACCACAGTTCTTAGAAAGTAGCTGCAGAGGCCATGCAAATGCCAGTTTGCATTTGGCACCTAATAAAAGCAGGCTAAATCAAATGTTTGATACATCATCAGATCCTGAACTGAAAAGTAATGTTGGAACAAGCAAAGCACAAGTAGCTGGGCCAGTCAGTTTGACCTCAAATAGTGTGATTGGTCGTTGTCATGAAGCCGGAAACAACACTATTGACTTTGTTGGAGTTTCTAGTTTGAAAAGAAGCAGCCTAATAAAGATACTTCGCTATTGGCATGCCCTGACTTCTGAAGCTAGTAAACTTTCTGAGGATATTTATGTTGATGGTCCATTGCTAGAAAGAGTATCAACCGAACCATTGCTGCTTCCAGA AGAGAGGGTTCCCCTCATTTTTTCCCTTTTGTTGTGGGATGTTCGTAAATTAACAGCAGAACCTGTTGATCAATACGTTGCTTTGTCGGCTTTTTCCATGACTGGTATGATGGCGG TGAAACCGTACATGGAAACGAGATTGGGCTTCCTAAAAAGCAATCATCTGGATGTCCTTGTCTCCTTAATTGAGGATTTTCTCGTGAGCAAAGAAGTTATGGTTTGTGATAAAATGGGAGTTAAGAATTCTGATGCAATCAAGCATTGCCACCTAGATGATGAAACTGGTATACAAGTATCCACTAAGCCTGCGACTGTTAATCAGTTTATCTCTGCGTGCATCCTTTTGGCTTCAATATGTGTTAAAGTAGAGAGGCTGGATGTTGCTTTAGAGGTTTCGTACAGAGTTCTTCAGATGGGCAAATTAAACCTTTCTTGGACCATGTTGGCTCTCCATGTCTTTGGTTCTGTATGTGGTGATAAGTTGCGCTTTCTGAAGAGCTGTAACCTTCTCATGACAACTATACGGTTGGTTGTCCTGCTTCTTGAGAGCACAGACACTTCTTCGTGCCTTGTGTCGTCTTATATTCAGTCCAATAGACCAACAGCTTTCCCATCCTGTACACATTGTGTGTTTGACGTGGATACAGTGTCTATAGATGTTTTTATCTCTTCTCTGCTCGATGAGCTAGATTTATGTGTTCTGTCATGGAGCAATCATGCCAATTCAAATGAAGCTATTACAAGGCACAGTTCTCATTCGGGATCAAATGGACTGGAGATCAGTTGTGGTGAATCTTGCAATATCTCCAAGCAAGCAAAACTTACTGAGGATACCAATTATCCTGCAGGGAGAGACCTGTGCTATTTTGCAGAGATAATATCTCTGCTTGAGCTGTTTGGGAACTACATG AGCTGCGAGTGGACATACAAAAATGTTGTTGTTCGTCTTCTGAAGATTTTGGAAACATGCACATGTGAGGAGTATTCAGCTGCTCTCTTGGTACTTGTCAGCCAGCTTGGAAG GTTCTTCATTGATGATGTTGGTTATGAGACAGAATCAGTAGTTGAGCTGAGGAACAAGTTGGCAGTGCTAATAGGAACGAGTTTTACAAGATCAAGTAGCATACTTGTTCAGTTTTCTGCCATTGGTGCACTGCTCAGTCTCTTTCCGTTGACATTTGATAAAATAGTTTCTACCCAGACTGGACCATTATCAGGTCCATGTGTTCTGCAAGCGAGACAGATTTCTGAATGGTTTGGTCAGTTAAGCAAGGAGAATCAATCTTTTGCTTGTTCCTTCTTTAGCTGA
- the LOC123062177 gene encoding uncharacterized protein isoform X2, which translates to MAAETAENDSSQETPPLAATAGAAGGPNPCCAKLWKKYQQIEKGRAVLREAVKLLNSEIDKVRNEKSALAEVCKEERLRADSAEAARETESDARDILEKEVIELKAENSALHQKQNFSKNSDELLRISELEEENRRLKQVLGEEKLKRDSEKKKVEEAKSKALEAQKLLKSETHKSEEYKRLADTERKIASDLKASCEKLRTEVNETRAQLSAQIQKTGEAHKKAEAEKQKAAREKKCADSEKMLAEKNKKLIEVERKKAMEEKSHSNHLFAQLEEQKKLNESLQVSIEAQRKNAMSEKNRADHLLQKVEQERKRSECLQKKSDDLSATRDMVSLGKHGIQHIDVATESANIKLLKEKLKRKKDQLKHVKRESKLEKSLIRKEIELLKQDWMKPLNRFNMLDDYLASGVEGIHAMKKLKRQPEVHDLERALRPHNPVAAPYFGLQSGIIPFTSAPREYTSYQLPRESCTRPISGTSSELEPPIGCALRTESKNHQRSSRPTSISDKKFMGSQGKESLFVSSTGTRKNQNPTGSELPPKDGSTRKQDRALLEISGHSSRRKALKSSLPSGTEVANQMPNGGRKRKRTKKSVESLSHKAVTNDYLAVSDVRSCPQQQNIIIPCITKEGSQNDSRKCHVAVDKSLSGCAKVLSPGAANACTGSKFASLLSFEKLVEGDCLKLLNLDNDADEEKYRKAMERPLSPDVPIILPTIAGRPMSPHLVDGDDIEYDRDCSAPRSDGSLSEVQELSQNAKFQSSYNRTEHGGSVKELCANNKSNTADNDPYNTKSVDASVTAKSVNVSCGNVASNSLVSVAVDSENTMGPQFLESSCRGHANASLHLAPNKSRLNQMFDTSSDPELKSNVGTSKAQVAGPVSLTSNSVIGRCHEAGNNTIDFVGVSSLKRSSLIKILRYWHALTSEASKLSEDIYVDGPLLERVSTEPLLLPEERVPLIFSLLLWDVRKLTAEPVDQYVALSAFSMTVKPYMETRLGFLKSNHLDVLVSLIEDFLVSKEVMVCDKMGVKNSDAIKHCHLDDETGIQVSTKPATVNQFISACILLASICVKVERLDVALEVSYRVLQMGKLNLSWTMLALHVFGSVCGDKLRFLKSCNLLMTTIRLVVLLLESTDTSSCLVSSYIQSNRPTAFPSCTHCVFDVDTVSIDVFISSLLDELDLCVLSWSNHANSNEAITRHSSHSGSNGLEISCGESCNISKQAKLTEDTNYPAGRDLCYFAEIISLLELFGNYMSCEWTYKNVVVRLLKILETCTCEEYSAALLVLVSQLGRFFIDDVGYETESVVELRNKLAVLIGTSFTRSSSILVQFSAIGALLSLFPLTFDKIVSTQTGPLSGPCVLQARQISEWFGQLSKENQSFACSFFS; encoded by the exons AtggcggcggagacggcggagaACGACTCATCGCAGGAAACCCCGCCCCTCGCTGCCACCGCCGGTGCCGCCGGCGGCCCCAATCCCTGCTGCGCCAAG CTATGGAAGAAGTACCAGCAAATTGAGAAGGGCCGGGCggttctgcgggaggcggtgaagCTCCTGAACAGCGAGATTGACAAGGTGCGGAATGAGAAATCAGCTCTGGCCGAAG TGTGCAAGGAGGAGCGTCTCCGAGCTGATTCAGCAGAAGCAGCTAGGGAAACCGAATCTGATGCCAGAGATATATTAGAGAAAGAGGTAATTGAACTGAAGGCAGAGAACTCAGCCCTGCATCAAAAACAAAATTTCAGCAAAAACAGTGACGAGCTCTTACGCATCTCTGAGTTGGAGGAAGAAAATAGAAGGCTCAAACAGGTTTTAGGAGAAGAAAAACTGAAAAGGGATTCTGAGAAGAAAAAGGTCGAAGAAGCAAAGAGCAAGGCTTTAGAAGCGCAAAAATTATTGAAGTCTGAAACACATAAGTCTGAAGAGTACAAAAGGCTTGCTGACACAGAAAGAAAAATAGCCAGTGATTTGAAGGCATCATGTGAAAAATTGAGGACTGAAGTAAATGAAACCAGGGCGCAGTTGTCTGCTCAGATTCAGAAAACAGGGGAGGCACATAAAAAGGCCGAAGCAGAGAAGCAGAAGGCTGCTAGAGAAAAGAAATGTGCTGATTCTGAAAAAATGTTAGCAGAGAAGAACAAAAAACTAATTGAAGTTGAGAGGAAAAAGGCAATGGAAGAGAAGAGCCATTCTAACCATTTGTTTGCACAGTTAGAGGAACAGAAGAAGCTGAATGAAAGCTTACAAGTTAGCATTGAGGCTCAAAGAAAGAATGCTATGTCTGAGAAAAACCGTGCAGACCACTTGTTACAGAAGGTGGAACAGGAGAGAAAACGTAGTGAATGTTTACAGAAGAAGTCTGATGATTTGAGTGCCACTAGGGATATGGTTTCTCTTGGCAAACATGGAATACAACATATTGATGTAGCTACTGAAAGTGCTAACATAAAACTTCTCAAAGAGAAGCTGAAGCGAAAGAAAGATCAACTAAAGCATGTGAAAAGGGAATCAAAGTTGGAGAAATCATTGATAAGAAAAGAAATTGAGCTCCTAAAACAGGACTGGATGAAGCCGCTGAATCGGTTTAACATGCTTGATGACTATCTTGCTAGTGGTGTTGAAGGTATTCATGCAATGAAAAAG CTGAAGCGTCAACCGGAGGTACATGACCTGGAACGTGCTCTTCGTCCTCATAATCCAGTTGCTGCCCCATATTTCGGGTTACAATCTGGGATTATTCCTTTTACTTCTGCCCCAAGAGAATACACTTCATATCAGTTGCCTAGAGAAAGCTGCACAAGACCAATCTCAGGTACTAGTTCTGAATTGGAGCCTCCCATTGGTTGTGCTCTCAGAACTGAGTCCAAAAATCACCAAAGATCATCACGTCCCACATCCATATCTGATAAAAAGTTCATGGGCTCCCAGGGTAAGGAAAGCCTATTTGTCTCATCAACAGGTACCAGAAAGAACCAGAACCCAACAGGTTCAGAGTTACCCCCTAAAGACGGCAGTACAAGGAAACAAGATAGAGCGCTGCTGGAGATTTCTGGTCATTCATCTCGACGGAAGGCATTGAAGTCATCACTGCCTAGTGGTACAGAAGTTGCAAATCAAATGCCTAATGGTGGTAGGAAGAGAAAAAGGACAAAAAAATCTGTAGAATCACTTTCCCATAAGGCCGTTACAAATGATTATTTGGCAGTCAGTGATGTTCGTTCATGTCCGCAGCAACAAAATATCATCATCCCATGTATAACCAAAGAGGGCTCGCAAAATGATAGCAGGAAATGTCATGTGGCCGTTGATAAATCCTTGAGTGGCTGTGCTAAAGTATTGTCTCCTGGAGCAGCAAATGCTTGCACAGGCAGCAAATTTGCTTCATTGCTCTCTTTTGAGAAATTGGTTGAAGGGGACTGCTTGAAGTTGCTCAATTTAGACAATGATGCTGACGAGGAGAAATACAGAAAGGCAATGGAGAGACCTCTTTCACCAGATGTGCCCATTATTCTACCCACTATAGCTGGAAGGCCTATGTCTCCGCATTTGGTTGATGGCGATGATATTGAATATGATAGAGATTGTTCTGCACCAAGGTCTGATGGCAGTTTGTCGGAagttcaggaattatctcagaatGCTAAGTTTCAATCATCCTATAATAGAACTGAACATGGTGGCAGTGTTAAGGAGCTGTGTGCAAACAATAAATCTAATACAGCAGATAATGATCCTTACAACACCAAATCCGTTGATGCGTCAGTTACAGCTAAATCGGTCAATGTTTCATGTGGGAACGTGGCCTCAAATTCGTTGGTTTCCGTTGCTGTGGATTCGGAAAATACCATGGGACCACAGTTCTTAGAAAGTAGCTGCAGAGGCCATGCAAATGCCAGTTTGCATTTGGCACCTAATAAAAGCAGGCTAAATCAAATGTTTGATACATCATCAGATCCTGAACTGAAAAGTAATGTTGGAACAAGCAAAGCACAAGTAGCTGGGCCAGTCAGTTTGACCTCAAATAGTGTGATTGGTCGTTGTCATGAAGCCGGAAACAACACTATTGACTTTGTTGGAGTTTCTAGTTTGAAAAGAAGCAGCCTAATAAAGATACTTCGCTATTGGCATGCCCTGACTTCTGAAGCTAGTAAACTTTCTGAGGATATTTATGTTGATGGTCCATTGCTAGAAAGAGTATCAACCGAACCATTGCTGCTTCCAGA AGAGAGGGTTCCCCTCATTTTTTCCCTTTTGTTGTGGGATGTTCGTAAATTAACAGCAGAACCTGTTGATCAATACGTTGCTTTGTCGGCTTTTTCCATGACTG TGAAACCGTACATGGAAACGAGATTGGGCTTCCTAAAAAGCAATCATCTGGATGTCCTTGTCTCCTTAATTGAGGATTTTCTCGTGAGCAAAGAAGTTATGGTTTGTGATAAAATGGGAGTTAAGAATTCTGATGCAATCAAGCATTGCCACCTAGATGATGAAACTGGTATACAAGTATCCACTAAGCCTGCGACTGTTAATCAGTTTATCTCTGCGTGCATCCTTTTGGCTTCAATATGTGTTAAAGTAGAGAGGCTGGATGTTGCTTTAGAGGTTTCGTACAGAGTTCTTCAGATGGGCAAATTAAACCTTTCTTGGACCATGTTGGCTCTCCATGTCTTTGGTTCTGTATGTGGTGATAAGTTGCGCTTTCTGAAGAGCTGTAACCTTCTCATGACAACTATACGGTTGGTTGTCCTGCTTCTTGAGAGCACAGACACTTCTTCGTGCCTTGTGTCGTCTTATATTCAGTCCAATAGACCAACAGCTTTCCCATCCTGTACACATTGTGTGTTTGACGTGGATACAGTGTCTATAGATGTTTTTATCTCTTCTCTGCTCGATGAGCTAGATTTATGTGTTCTGTCATGGAGCAATCATGCCAATTCAAATGAAGCTATTACAAGGCACAGTTCTCATTCGGGATCAAATGGACTGGAGATCAGTTGTGGTGAATCTTGCAATATCTCCAAGCAAGCAAAACTTACTGAGGATACCAATTATCCTGCAGGGAGAGACCTGTGCTATTTTGCAGAGATAATATCTCTGCTTGAGCTGTTTGGGAACTACATG AGCTGCGAGTGGACATACAAAAATGTTGTTGTTCGTCTTCTGAAGATTTTGGAAACATGCACATGTGAGGAGTATTCAGCTGCTCTCTTGGTACTTGTCAGCCAGCTTGGAAG GTTCTTCATTGATGATGTTGGTTATGAGACAGAATCAGTAGTTGAGCTGAGGAACAAGTTGGCAGTGCTAATAGGAACGAGTTTTACAAGATCAAGTAGCATACTTGTTCAGTTTTCTGCCATTGGTGCACTGCTCAGTCTCTTTCCGTTGACATTTGATAAAATAGTTTCTACCCAGACTGGACCATTATCAGGTCCATGTGTTCTGCAAGCGAGACAGATTTCTGAATGGTTTGGTCAGTTAAGCAAGGAGAATCAATCTTTTGCTTGTTCCTTCTTTAGCTGA